The Naumannella cuiyingiana DNA window TCCTTGATCGGTCCGCGGCCGAGGCGCCCGGCGGCCGCGACCAGCCGGGGGTCGGCTAGCACGGCGTCGGTGCGGGGGACCCGGCGGCGCGGGTCGAACTCGCTCACTCCCGGGGTCTCCTCGCATCCGTCGGGCGAAGGGTGGCGGAGGCGGACGGGAATCGAACCCGCCTGGCCGAGATACCCGGCCACAACGGTTTTGAAGACCGCGCCCGTCACCAGACGAGGTACGCCTCCGCGAACCGCGAGCCTACCCCCGGCCGGCACTCGCCGGGTGCACCCCACCTGTCCCCGCACTCGGTCCGGGGGCGTTAGGCTGCCGGGGTAACCGGCGATGGCGACGTCAGGAGGCACGCGATGGTGGACCTGTTCGCGAAGTGGCCGATGCTGCGCCAGCTCGGCGCCGACCGGCTGGGCCGCGGCGCCGCCGCCGAGTCCGAGCGCAGCCGCGACCTGCGGCCGCGGATCGCCGATGCCGACCGGGTCGCCGACTCCGTCTGTCCCTACTGCGCCGTCGGCTGCGGCCAGAAGGTCTATGTGAAGGATGAGAAGGTCATCCAGATCGAGGGCGACCCGGCCAGCCCGGTCTCTCGCGGTCGGCTGTGCCCGAAGGGCAGCGCCAGCAAGCAACTCGTGACCTATCCCAACCGGGCGACCAAGGTGCGCTATCGGCGTCCCTACGGCACCGAGTGGGAAGATCTCGATCTTGACACCGCCATCGACATGATCGCGGACCGGGTGATCAAGACCCGGCGCGAGTTCTGGCAGTGGACCGACGAGAAGGGCAACAAGGTCCGCCGCACGACGGGCATTGCGAGCCTCGGCGGGGCAGCTTTGGACAATGAGGAGAACTACCTCATGAAGAAGCTGTACACCGCGCTCGGCGCGATCCAGATCGAGAACCAGGCGCGTATTTGACACTCCTCCACGGTTCCCGGTCTGGGGACCTCGTTCGGGCGTGGAGGTGCCACAAACTTCCTGCAGGACCTGGCCAATGCCGATTGCATCCTGATCGAGGGATCGAACATGGCCGAGGCCCATCCCGTGGGCTTCCAGTGGGTGATGGAGGCGAAGCTGCGCGGCGCCAAGATCATCCACGTCGATCCGCGCTTCACGCGTACCTCCGCGGTGGCGAACACCCATGTCCCGATCCGCGCCGGTAGCGACGTCGCCTTCCTCGGCGCGCTGATCAACCACGTGCTGAGCAACGGGCTGGATTTCCGCGAGTACGTCCTGAACTACACCAATGCCGCGGTGATCATCGACGAGCGCTACCGCGACACCGAGGATCTGGACGGGCTGTTCTCCGGCTTCGATCCGGAGAAGCGCAACTATTCCTCGGCGACCTGGCAGTACGCCGGCGGCGCCGCGGACGGGTCGTCCGCGGGTACGCGCGACCCGGCCCAGGCCACCTCGGCGCACGATGTGGAGACCGAGGAGGCCGAGCAGGAGGCGGCCCGGGGCGAGCGGGCCGGCGCGGGCGGCATCTCGGTCGGCCCGCCGGCGCGGCGCGACGAGACCCTGACCGATCCGTTCTGCGTCTACCAGATCCTGAAGCGGCACTTCTCGCGCTACACCCCGGAGATGGTGGAGGAGGTCTGCGGGATCAGCCGGGAGCAGTTCGCCGAGGTGGCCGACGCGCTGGTCGCGAACAGCGGCCGGGAACGGACCACCGCGTTCTGCTACGCCGTGGGCTGGACCCAGCACACCATCGGCGTGCAGAACATCCGCACCGCCTCGATCCTGCAGTTGCTGCTCGGCAACATCGGCCGGCCCGGCGGCGGGATCATGGCGCTGCGCGGGCACGCCAGCATCCAGGGCTCGACCGACATTCCGACGCTGTTCAACCTGCTGCCGGGCTACATCCCGATGCCGCACGCCCAGCTGCACTCGACCCTGGACGACTTCGTCGCCGAGGACTCGGGCAAGAAGGGCTTCTGGGGCAACATGCGCGCCTATACGGTGAGCCTGCTCAAGGCGTACTTCGGTGATGCCGCGACGCCCGAGAACGACTTCTGCTTCGACTACCTGCCGCGGCTGACTGGCAATCACGGAACCTATGCGACCGTGCTCGGCCAGATCGAGGGCAAGGTGAAGGGCTACTTCGTGGTCGGGGAGAACCCGGCGGTCGGCTCGTCCAACGGCAAGATGCAGCGGATGGGCCTGGCCAATCTGGACTGGCTGGTCGTGCGCGACATGCGGCTGATCGAGACGGCGACCTTCTGGTCCGATTCCCCGGAGATCGAGACCGGTGAGCTGGAGACCGACAAGATCGGCACCGAGGTGTTCTTCCTGCCGGCCGCCTCGCACGTGGAGAAGTCGGGCACGTTCACCAACACCAACCGGATGCTGCAGTGGCGCCAGCAGGCCGTCGAGCCGCCGGGCGATGCGCGTAGCGATCTCGACTTCTACTACCGGCTCGGCCAGCGGGTCCGGGAGAAGCTGCGCGCGGCCGCGGACGAGGCCGGCCGGATCGACGAGATGGACCGGCCCGTGCTCGACCTGGCCTGGGACTATCCGACGCACGGCAAGTACGACGAGCCCGATGCGGAGGCGGTGCTCGCCGAGATCAACGGCCGCGCCGCGGACGGTACGCCGCTCTCCGCCTACACCCAGCTCGCCGATGACGGCTCCACCAGTTGCGGCTGCTGGATCTATTGCGGGGTGTACGCCGACGGGGTCAACCAGGCCGCCCGCCGCAAGCCGCACTGGGAGCAGACCGAGGTCGCACCCGAGTGGGGCTGGGTCTGGCCCGCGAACCGGCGGATGCTCTACAACCGGGCCTCGGCCGATCCCGACGGCAAGCCGTGGTCGGAGCGCAAGAAGTACCTGTGGTGGGACCCGGACGCCGCCGACGGGCAGGGGCGCTGGGTCGGTCGCGACAATGCCGACTTCATCGACGATCTGCCGCCGCACTTCCGGCCGCCCGAGGACGCGACCGGGCCGGCGGCGATCGGCGGCGACGACCCGTTCGTGATGCAGACCGACGGCAAGGGGTGGCTGTTCGCGCCGTCCGGGCTGGCCGACGGGCCGCTGCCGACGCACTACGAGCCGCCGGAGTCGCCGGTGGACAACCGGCTCTACGGTGTGCGCAACAATCCGGTACGCCAGAACGTCGACTCGGTGGAGAACCCGTTGAACCCGTCGCCGGACGAGGTGTTCCCGTTCGTGTTCACCACCTACCGGCTGACCGAGCATCACACCGCGGGCGGGATGAGCCGCACGCTGCCGTACCTGTCGGAGCTGCAGCCGGCCATGTTCTGCGAGGTGTCGTTCGAACTGGCCGCCGAGTGCGGGCTGGAGAACGGCGGCTGGGCGACGATCGTGACCAGCCGCGCCGCGATCGAGGCGCGGGTACTGGTGACGGCCCGGATGCGGCGGCTGCGGGTCGGCAACCGGTGGGTCGAGCAGGTCGGTCTGCCGTACCACTGGGGCCCGAACGGCGTGATCACCGGTGACTCGGCCAACGATCTGGTCAACCTGACGCTGGACCCGAATGTGTTCATCCAGGGCAAGGTCGGCACCTGTGCCGTGCTGCCCGGGCGGCGCCCGCGCGGGCCGGAGTTGGAGGCGCTCGTGGAGGACTTCCGCACCCGCGCGGTGGAGCAGGGTGTCATCACGCCGGAGGAGGGAGCCTGATGGGATCGCTGTGGGGCCGGCTGGACGACCCGGCCGCCGACGCCGGACATGATCAACACCTGCCGCGCAAGGGATTCTTCACCGACACCTCGGTGTGCATCGGCTGCAAGGCCTGCGAGGTCGCGTGCAAGGAGTGGAACGGCGTACCGGCCGATGGCTACGAGCTGACCGGGATGTCGTACGACAACACGGTCCAGTTGTCGGCCAACACCTGGCGGCACGTGGCGTTCATCGAGCAGCCCGCGCCGCCGCGGCCGACCATCGATCTGGGCATGCCCGGCAGCGGGCCGCCCGGCGCGGAGCGGGTGTCGGCGGGGACCGCGACGGGTACGCGGGAGCAGGCCGGCGCCGGAGCGTACGCGGTCGACGATGTCGACCTTCGTGATCTTGCCGCCGGTGATCAAGGTGCTGGCGATCAGGCCGGCGTGCGCTGGCTGATGGAATCCGACGTCTGCAAGCACTGCACGCATGCGGGCTGCCTCGACGTCTGTCCGACCGGGGCGCTGTTCCGCACCGAGTTCGGCACGGTCGTCGTGCAGGAGGACATCTGCAACGGCTGTGGCTACTGCGTGCCGTCGTGCCCCTACGGCGTGATCGACGTGCGGAAGGGCGACGGGCGGGCGTTCAAGTGCACGCTGTGCTACGACCGGCTCAAGGACGATCTGACCCCGGCCTGCGCGAAGGCGTGCCCCACCCAGTCGATCCAGTTCGGTGATCTTGACGAGTTGCGCGAGCGGGCGGATGCGCGGCTCGCGCAGTTGCACGAGCTCGGCGTCGACGAGGCGCGGCTGTACGGGCGCGATCCCGACGACGGGGTCGGCGGCGACGGTGCGTTCTTCCTGCTGCTCGACGAGCCGGAGACCTACGGCTTCCCGCCCGATCCGGTGGTCACGACCCGGGCGATGGGCTCGATCTGGGGACATGTGGGCGCGGCCGCCGCCACGCTGGTCGGGATCGGCATCGCGGCGTTCATCGGGGTACGCCGATGAGCGGCGGCGCGCGCGAGGAGCGGATGGTCCCCGACGCGGAGTTCGACTCCTACTACGGGCGGCCGATCATCAAGCCGCCCGTGTGGAAGGTGCCGGACGTGCCCTTCTATCTCTTCGTCGGCGGCATGGCGGGCGGATCGTCGCTGCTGGCCGAAGGCGCGGCGCTGCGCGGGTTGCCGGCCCTGGAGAAGGTGGCCCGGCTGGCGGCGGCCGGGGGAGCGGTGGCCGGCACCGTGGCGCTGGTCCACGATCTTGGTCGGCCGGAGCGCTTTCTGAACATGCTGCGGGTCTTCAAGCCGACCTCGCCGCTGTCGATGGGGTCCTACATCCTGGCGCCGTTCGCGACGTTCTCCGGGATCGCGGCCGGCACCCAGGTGCTCGGGAAGTTCCGGCTGATCGGGCGGCTGGCCGGGGCCGGGGCGGCGCTGTTCGGGCCGCCGCTGGCGACCTACACCGCCGCGCTGCTGGCGAACACCGCGGTGCCGTCGTGGCACGAGGCGCACCAGGAACTGCCGTTCGTCTTCGGCGGATCGGGTGCCATGGCCGCCGGCGGGCTGGGCCTGTTGTTGGTGCCCACCGAGCAGGCCGCGCCGGCGCGCCGGATGGGCGTGTTGGGGGTGGCGCTCGAGGTGGGCGCGAGCGAGCTGATGGAGCGCCGGCTCGGGCATCTGCTGGCCGAGCCTTACCGGACCGGGAAGGCAGGGCGGCTGCTGAAGGTCGCCCGCGGGCTTGCCCTGGGCGGCGCCGCGCTCAGCGTGCTGGGTCGCCGCAACCGGGTGCTGTCGGCGATCGCCGGCGCCGCGATGGTGGCCGGTTCCCAGGTGCTGCGCTTCGGCGTGTTCGAAGCCGGCATGGTGTCCGCCCGCGACCCCAAGTACACCGTCATCCCGCAGAAGGAGCGGCTGCGGCGCAAGCAGGAAGCGGCGGCCGCCGCGGGTACGCCCGCGCCCTCGGCCGGCGAGGCGGCGAAGGACGCCGCCGACTGATCAGCCCGCGGCCAGCTCGCGGACGAACCGCGCGATCTCGCCGGGCTTCTCCTCGGCCATGAAATGGCCGGCGTCGATGGCCTCGTAGCGCAGGTCGGGCGCCCACGCGCCCCACAGCGCAGCGGCGTCGAAGCCGAGTGCGGCGCCCCAGTCCTGGGAGATCACGCCGACGGGCATCGCCAGGCGGCGGCCGTTCGCGCGGTCCTCGCGGTCCATGACCAGGTCGATGTCGGCGGTGGCCCGGTAGTCGGCGACGATCGAGTCGACGGCGCCGATCGACGCGTCGAGGTAGTGCCGGCGTACCTCATCCGGAAAGGTCGCGCCGGTCGGGTCCCAGGCGTCGAGGAACGACCCGAAGAACTCCTCCGCGGTCGCCTTGATCATCTTCTCCGGCAGCCCGGGCGGCTGCGCCATCAGATAGAGATGCCAGGCAACCTTCGCGTCGACGCCGTGCAGCACGTCCCAGGTGTCCATCGTCGGCAGCACGTCGAGAATGCCGAGGAACAGCACCCGGTCGGGATGATCAAGACCGGCCCGCACGCCGACCAACGCGCCGCGATCGTGGCCGACCAGGCCGAACCGATCATGGCCGAGCGTCTCCGCGATCGCCACGATGTCATTGGCCATGGTGCGCTTGGAGTAGGTCTCGGGATCGTCGGCGACGGGCTTGTCGCTGGCCCCGTAGCCGCGCAGGTCCGGCACGATCACCGTGTGCTCGCCGGCGAGCGCGGGAGCGACGCCGCGCCACATCAGATGGGTCTGCGGGAACCCGTGCAGCAGGACGATCGCCGGTCCCGAACCGCCGACGGCGACGTTGAGGTCGACGCCGCCGGCTCCGGCGATGGTGCGGTAGGCGAATCCGTCAATCGTCGGCTGGGGCATCGTTCTCCTCTTCTGAGCGGGACGTGGCATCGGGCTCGGGCCGGCCGGAGAAGATCCCGGCCGGGAGTTCGTCGTGGTTCGCCGAGGCGGTGAGCGCGGGCAGGATGATCGAATCGACGAGCGAGGCGAGGTACGCCTCGTCGGTGGCCAGCCCGTTCAACCGGCGCAGCAGCAGCGTGGCGCCCGCGACCTCCTCGAAGGCGAACGGATCGGCCCCGGCGGGCAACTCGCCACGGCGTACCGCCCGGTCGACGACCACGGGCGGTAGGCGGGCGCCGGTCGGGCCGACGGAGCGCTCGATCTCCGCACACAACTCGGGGTCGTCCAGGCCGGCCTCCAACAGCAGCAACGCCGTCCGGCCATCGGTCGAGCGCATCGTCGTGATCAGTCGGCGGCACAGGGCCAGCAGGTCCCCGCGCAGGCTGCCGGTGTCGATCTCGGCCGGCTCGACGCGCTGCGCGGGGCCGACCCGGAGGGCGGCGATGATCATCTCTCGCCTGGTCCGCCAGCGTCGGTAAAGCGTGGCCTTGGAGGCGCCCGCGCGCCGCGCCACCTCCTCGAAGGAGACGCCGTCGTAGCCGCGCTCGCCGAGCAGGTCCAGCGCGGCCGCGAGGATGGCGCGTTCTCGGGCATCGTCGCGCGGGCGGCCCCGAGCAGGACCATCATTACGAAACGGCACGTTCCGAATCGTAGGGAACCAGGCGGCGCCGCGCAAGCGCCGCGAGCGCTACCGCCGCGAACGTCAGGCATGCGCTGACCCACACCGGCCCGAGCGCGCCCGCCGCGTCGAACGCGAGGCCCGCCGCGGCGGGCCCGGCGGCGGCGCCCAGATTGAAGGCGACCGTCGCGTATGCCCCGCCCATCGTCGGCGCCCCCGGCGCCGCGCGCAGCACGCGCGCGATCAGGGTGCTGCCCACCGCGAACGAGAGAGCGCCCGAGACGAACAGCACCACGAACAGGACCGGCGGATTGCCCGCGGCGACGGCAACCGCGCACCACGCCAGCACCAACAGCGGACCGCCGCCGAGGATGATGATCAATGGGCGGTGATCGGACACCCGCGAGGCGATGCTGACACCGGCGAAGGACCCGATCCCGAAGATCATCAACGCCCCCGGCACCCAGGCCTCGCCCAGACCGCTACGCCCGGTCACGATCGG harbors:
- the fdh gene encoding formate dehydrogenase, coding for MVDLFAKWPMLRQLGADRLGRGAAAESERSRDLRPRIADADRVADSVCPYCAVGCGQKVYVKDEKVIQIEGDPASPVSRGRLCPKGSASKQLVTYPNRATKVRYRRPYGTEWEDLDLDTAIDMIADRVIKTRREFWQWTDEKGNKVRRTTGIASLGGAALDNEENYLMKKLYTALGAIQIENQARIUHSSTVPGLGTSFGRGGATNFLQDLANADCILIEGSNMAEAHPVGFQWVMEAKLRGAKIIHVDPRFTRTSAVANTHVPIRAGSDVAFLGALINHVLSNGLDFREYVLNYTNAAVIIDERYRDTEDLDGLFSGFDPEKRNYSSATWQYAGGAADGSSAGTRDPAQATSAHDVETEEAEQEAARGERAGAGGISVGPPARRDETLTDPFCVYQILKRHFSRYTPEMVEEVCGISREQFAEVADALVANSGRERTTAFCYAVGWTQHTIGVQNIRTASILQLLLGNIGRPGGGIMALRGHASIQGSTDIPTLFNLLPGYIPMPHAQLHSTLDDFVAEDSGKKGFWGNMRAYTVSLLKAYFGDAATPENDFCFDYLPRLTGNHGTYATVLGQIEGKVKGYFVVGENPAVGSSNGKMQRMGLANLDWLVVRDMRLIETATFWSDSPEIETGELETDKIGTEVFFLPAASHVEKSGTFTNTNRMLQWRQQAVEPPGDARSDLDFYYRLGQRVREKLRAAADEAGRIDEMDRPVLDLAWDYPTHGKYDEPDAEAVLAEINGRAADGTPLSAYTQLADDGSTSCGCWIYCGVYADGVNQAARRKPHWEQTEVAPEWGWVWPANRRMLYNRASADPDGKPWSERKKYLWWDPDAADGQGRWVGRDNADFIDDLPPHFRPPEDATGPAAIGGDDPFVMQTDGKGWLFAPSGLADGPLPTHYEPPESPVDNRLYGVRNNPVRQNVDSVENPLNPSPDEVFPFVFTTYRLTEHHTAGGMSRTLPYLSELQPAMFCEVSFELAAECGLENGGWATIVTSRAAIEARVLVTARMRRLRVGNRWVEQVGLPYHWGPNGVITGDSANDLVNLTLDPNVFIQGKVGTCAVLPGRRPRGPELEALVEDFRTRAVEQGVITPEEGA
- a CDS encoding 4Fe-4S dicluster domain-containing protein, with the translated sequence MGSLWGRLDDPAADAGHDQHLPRKGFFTDTSVCIGCKACEVACKEWNGVPADGYELTGMSYDNTVQLSANTWRHVAFIEQPAPPRPTIDLGMPGSGPPGAERVSAGTATGTREQAGAGAYAVDDVDLRDLAAGDQGAGDQAGVRWLMESDVCKHCTHAGCLDVCPTGALFRTEFGTVVVQEDICNGCGYCVPSCPYGVIDVRKGDGRAFKCTLCYDRLKDDLTPACAKACPTQSIQFGDLDELRERADARLAQLHELGVDEARLYGRDPDDGVGGDGAFFLLLDEPETYGFPPDPVVTTRAMGSIWGHVGAAAATLVGIGIAAFIGVRR
- the nrfD gene encoding NrfD/PsrC family molybdoenzyme membrane anchor subunit, with translation MSGGAREERMVPDAEFDSYYGRPIIKPPVWKVPDVPFYLFVGGMAGGSSLLAEGAALRGLPALEKVARLAAAGGAVAGTVALVHDLGRPERFLNMLRVFKPTSPLSMGSYILAPFATFSGIAAGTQVLGKFRLIGRLAGAGAALFGPPLATYTAALLANTAVPSWHEAHQELPFVFGGSGAMAAGGLGLLLVPTEQAAPARRMGVLGVALEVGASELMERRLGHLLAEPYRTGKAGRLLKVARGLALGGAALSVLGRRNRVLSAIAGAAMVAGSQVLRFGVFEAGMVSARDPKYTVIPQKERLRRKQEAAAAAGTPAPSAGEAAKDAAD
- a CDS encoding alpha/beta fold hydrolase, with the protein product MPQPTIDGFAYRTIAGAGGVDLNVAVGGSGPAIVLLHGFPQTHLMWRGVAPALAGEHTVIVPDLRGYGASDKPVADDPETYSKRTMANDIVAIAETLGHDRFGLVGHDRGALVGVRAGLDHPDRVLFLGILDVLPTMDTWDVLHGVDAKVAWHLYLMAQPPGLPEKMIKATAEEFFGSFLDAWDPTGATFPDEVRRHYLDASIGAVDSIVADYRATADIDLVMDREDRANGRRLAMPVGVISQDWGAALGFDAAALWGAWAPDLRYEAIDAGHFMAEEKPGEIARFVRELAAG
- a CDS encoding TetR/AcrR family transcriptional regulator C-terminal ligand-binding domain-containing protein, which produces MPFRNDGPARGRPRDDARERAILAAALDLLGERGYDGVSFEEVARRAGASKATLYRRWRTRREMIIAALRVGPAQRVEPAEIDTGSLRGDLLALCRRLITTMRSTDGRTALLLLEAGLDDPELCAEIERSVGPTGARLPPVVVDRAVRRGELPAGADPFAFEEVAGATLLLRRLNGLATDEAYLASLVDSIILPALTASANHDELPAGIFSGRPEPDATSRSEEENDAPADD